DNA sequence from the Selenomonas timonae genome:
CTGGATGTACCACTCGGAGACGGATTTCAGATAGTCTCCATACGGCATCATGACCTCAATGTCGCGCCCGTGCTTCTCCGACGCGGCAAACTTCAGCGCCGCATTGAGCATTGCAGGGTTCTGCCAGAGATCGTCATTCTGACATGCCGCATCCATATCACGTGCGCCCGCAAGGAAGTTCTCGATGTCAAAGCCGATGCACGCGGCAAGCGTCAGTCCGACCTCGGTGAACACCGTGAAGCGCCCGCCTACGCCGTCCGGCACGGCAAACTGCTTCCACCCCTTGTCCATCGCGAGTTTTTTCAGCAGCGTCGGCTTCGCCTCGTTCGGGTCGGTGACCGCAACCACCTCGACCTCGACATTATCCGCCTTCATGAATTCGTCATACATGACCATGAAGTTCGACATCGTATCGAGCGTGCCGCCCGACTTCGAGATGACGAGGAGCATGATGCGCAGCGGCTGTCCGCCATGCGTTTTCTTGATCTGGGCAACGTCTTTCAGATGATTGATGATGTCGCCTGTGCGGCGCGGGTCAATGTTGTTGCCGCTGAAGTAGATGCGCGGGTAATTGTCGCGCTGCTCGTTCGAGAGCGAGTTCCAAAGCTCGCCGCAGTGCACATCGAACAGTACCTTGTTCCCGAGGAACGAGCCGCCGATGCCGAGCGAGATAAGGACATCCGTATGCTCCTGCGCATGCTTCCCGAGTTCCTTCAGACGTGCAATCGACGCAGGTGAGTTGATATGCCCGTCCTCTATGTAGGGTGTCTGCGAGAAGAGCACCTTCTCAGGCTCGCCGTCCTTCGAGAGATGTCCACGGATGAAGCCGTTCTTGCGCATCACCTTCATCGCCTCATGCGCCTTCTTGAGATCGTCCGCATAGAATGCGAGGTCGGCGTCCGTCACCTTGCCCTCGCCATAGAGATTGTCATAGTCAAATGTAAATCCGGATTTCAGTACAAGGCTCATCAAAAAACTCCTTCCTGTACCAGTACGCGATCAGGCACGAATCTCTGCAAGCAGTTCGTCCGTCTTTTCCTTCAGCAGTGCCTTATCCTGCCGCGTCTCGACGTTCAGGCGGATAACGGGCTCCGTGTTCGACATACGCAGGTTGAAGCGCCATTTATCAAACTCGATGGAAAGACCGTCCACCTTCGTCACCTTGCCGGAGGAACCGTACTTCGCCTCGATGCGATCCATGACCGCCTTTGCGTCCGTGACCTTGCTGTTGATCTCACCCGAGGTCGGATAGCGATCCATGCGCGCCTTCATCAGCTCGGAGAGCGTCTTGCCGCCCGATGCACTCATCAGCTCCGCCACGAGCAGCCACGGAATCTGACCGCTGTCGCAGTACGAGAAGTCGCGGAAATAGTGATGTGCGCTCATCTCGCCGCCGTAGATCGCATTGACCTTACGCATCTTGTCCTTGATGAACGCGTGACCGCTCTTGCACATGACGGGCTTGCCGCCGAGGCTCTCGGCGATCTCGATCGTGTTCCAAATGAGACGCGGATCGTAGATCACGCTCGCGCCCTTGTTCTTCTTGAGGAATGCCTCGGAGAGGAAGC
Encoded proteins:
- a CDS encoding glucose-6-phosphate isomerase; its protein translation is MSLVLKSGFTFDYDNLYGEGKVTDADLAFYADDLKKAHEAMKVMRKNGFIRGHLSKDGEPEKVLFSQTPYIEDGHINSPASIARLKELGKHAQEHTDVLISLGIGGSFLGNKVLFDVHCGELWNSLSNEQRDNYPRIYFSGNNIDPRRTGDIINHLKDVAQIKKTHGGQPLRIMLLVISKSGGTLDTMSNFMVMYDEFMKADNVEVEVVAVTDPNEAKPTLLKKLAMDKGWKQFAVPDGVGGRFTVFTEVGLTLAACIGFDIENFLAGARDMDAACQNDDLWQNPAMLNAALKFAASEKHGRDIEVMMPYGDYLKSVSEWYIQLLAESLGKQFNKEGKEVCYGRTPVVAVGTTDMHAQTQQHQEGKLNKVVQFIRVDKWADDLVIPNVFPDVKKLADIAGVTMGAALEVARQSNADALASNKRYSAVFALPELTPYHLGELLYLLAMSVAYEGELADVDAFDQPGVEAYKRIMGPKLQALKG